One genomic segment of Nitrospirota bacterium includes these proteins:
- a CDS encoding 50S ribosomal protein L7/L12, with translation MKKEEKATAVAELHEKFARARLAIMTECSGLEVNQVTELRKQLRGVKAEFKVVKNTLAALAVDGTTLLEAKPYFKGPMGVVLGYDDPVLPTKVLRDFMGAEKRDEKMKIAAGVLEGKLLKPAQIAAVAALPSKPVLLAMLMSTMQGPVRGTVFVLAGLLRKTVGVLTAIQEKKKGEGDMPTTEGKLTQDEILKGIDTMTVLELSELVKAMESRYGVTAAAPVAVAAAAGGGGAAAAAAEEKTAFDVILASAAADKKIQVIKVVRELTSLGLKEAKDLVEGAPKPVKTGVTKEEAETMKKKLEESGAKVEVK, from the coding sequence CCATCATGACCGAGTGCTCCGGCTTGGAGGTGAACCAAGTCACCGAGTTGCGAAAACAGCTGCGGGGCGTCAAGGCCGAGTTCAAGGTCGTCAAGAACACGTTGGCCGCCCTGGCGGTGGACGGCACTACGTTGCTGGAAGCCAAGCCCTATTTTAAGGGCCCCATGGGAGTCGTGTTGGGTTACGACGATCCCGTGCTGCCGACCAAGGTTCTGCGCGACTTCATGGGAGCGGAGAAGCGCGATGAAAAGATGAAGATCGCGGCCGGGGTTCTGGAAGGCAAGCTGCTGAAGCCGGCTCAGATCGCCGCGGTCGCAGCGCTGCCGTCCAAGCCGGTCTTGCTGGCGATGCTGATGTCGACGATGCAGGGGCCGGTGCGCGGCACTGTCTTCGTCTTGGCAGGGTTGCTGAGAAAAACAGTTGGCGTATTGACGGCGATTCAAGAGAAAAAGAAAGGAGAAGGGGACATGCCTACGACAGAAGGAAAGTTGACGCAAGACGAAATTCTGAAGGGGATCGATACGATGACGGTGCTGGAGCTCTCCGAACTCGTCAAGGCTATGGAAAGCCGGTACGGAGTGACGGCGGCGGCGCCGGTGGCGGTCGCGGCGGCGGCTGGTGGCGGGGGAGCGGCCGCGGCCGCGGCGGAAGAGAAGACCGCGTTTGACGTTATTTTGGCCAGTGCTGCGGCAGACAAGAAGATCCAGGTCATCAAGGTTGTGCGCGAGCTCACCAGCCTGGGCCTGAAAGAGGCCAAGGATTTGGTGGAGGGTGCGCCCAAGCCGGTCAAGACCGGGGTGACCAAGGAAGAAGCCGAAACGATGAAGAAGAAGCTGGAAGAGAGTGGCGCCAAGGTCGAAGTGAAGTAA